The Solicola gregarius DNA window TGAAACGCTGTCGGGTCGCCGCTGACGGGCGGGCAGGTCCACCGCCGTGCGGCCGGCCGGCAGTACCAGGCCGGTATCGCCACGCCTATACGGTCGCGTAGCGCTTGGCGGCGCGCGCCTTGGCCTTGGCGGCCTCGACCTCGCGATCCTTCGGTGGCGCGCTGGTCACCAGCGACTCGAGCAGCCGCTCGGTCGCGGCCGCCACCTCGTCGACCGCACGGTCGAAGGCCTCCTCGTTGGCGCGCGAGGGCTTGGTGGACCCGCTGAGCTTGCGCACGTACTGCAGCGCGGCGTCATGCACCTCGTCTCGGGTCGCGACCGGCTCGAAGTTGTGAAGGGTACGTATGTTGCGGCACATGAGTCGAGGGTAACCGCCGCCTGTGACGTCAGCCGCCGTCATGCAGCCAGCCGAGCAGATCCGGCGGCGCGAGCTGGGCGGCGCGGCGCTCGTAGCGTTCGAGCTCCGCGGGCGTGAGCACCTCGCGTCCGGCCCCGGGTGTTCCCCGGCGGAAGAACGCCTGCTCGTCCTTGAGTACGCCCGGCAGCGCCGTGACCAGTCGCGTGGACCGAGTGCGCATCTGCTCGAACGACGCCGCCTCGACCAGGCTCGACCAGCGCCGATCATCGACCGCGATGCCGAGCCGCGCCGCCAGGTCACGCATCTGGCCATCGAGGTCGCGTGCCAGATCGGCGTACCGGACGAGCAGGATGTTCGGCGCCTGCCGACGCGCCCACGCATCGCGCAGATGCCACATCACACCCGGCAGCGAGTCCAGCTCGGCACGCGGGTCGGCGTCGGAGTCGATCCACGCGAGCAGCCAGTCGTGCAGGTTCGGCCGAGCGCGACGTGTCTGCACCTCGCCGCCGGTCAGCTCCGCGACGCGCTCGCGGTCGATGTTGTCGCCCTGGTGATACAGCGACACCGCCATGTCCAGAGGGTGCCTCGCGACCACGATGTAGGTCGCGCGATGGTCGATCGGCACGCCGTCGAGCGGCGTGTGCGTCTTGATGACCCGGCGGTACGACTGCCGGGCCAGCCGCTCGTACACCTCGTCGCGCGGTGTGACCAGCCAGTCGAGCCACGGCGACAGCGCCGCGAGCGGCTCGGGCAGGTCCGGCTCCTGGTGTACGAGCAGCGCGCAGATCATCTGCACCCAGGTCGTACCGCTCTTCGACCGGGTGCTGATGACGATGTCACCATCGCGGAAAGAGAAGCCACGCCACCGATCGCTGTCCTCCTCCGGCGATCGATAGCGCACGAACTCGGCGGGCATCACGGCCTCGGGTCGGTCGACAGCATCGACATCACCGTCGCGTCGATCCACTCGCCGTCGAACCGGAGAGCGTCGCGTAGCCGCCCCTCGGCGACGAACCCGACCTTCTCGTACGCGCGGCGCGCTCGCGGGTTGAAGTCGTACACCTCCAACGAGATGCGATGGAGCCCGAGATCGTCGAAGCCGTACCCGACGATCAGGCGGGCGGCCTCGGTGCCGAGGCCGCGACCGCGGCCGCCCTGGCCGAGGAGCGTCCGGAAGTTGCACGACGACGACCCCTCGTCGTACTGGTTGAGCACGACCTCGCCCACGCACCCGCCGGCGGCTCGGTCGACGACCGCGAGATCCAGCCGGTCGACCTGCTCACCGCGGCTGAGATACCAGCCGCGCAGCTCGTCGTCGATGACCGACCCGCCGGACCCGAGCTCCGCAGAGGAGTTGTAGCTGCCGGTCAGCCGGCCGACCTCCGGGTCGGCGATCGCCGCGGCCATGGTCGGCAGGTCGCTCGGCTCGAACGGGCGCAAGGTGACCAGATCGCCCTGGAGCGTGGGCTTGGTCGCGAATGAGGCTGCCACGGCCGACAGCATTGCAGTCGCGTGGCGGCGCGGCAATCGAATTCGCCCGGGTCGCGACTAGGGCGGCCGGATGTAACAGACTTGCCAGCATGGATCTTCGGCACGCAACCTACCCCGACCACCGCGCGATCAAGGCCGCCGTTCCCTCCTGGTGGTCCGAGTCCCGGTCCCCTGAGCAAGCGCAGGTGCTGAGCAAGCTGCTCCCACCACTGTTCCTGCAGCACTTCGCGTCGACGAGCTGGATCGCCGAGGAGGACGGCGAGCTGGCGGGGTTCGTCGTCGGCTTCCACTCCGCCGACCGGGCCGATGAGGCGTACGTCCACTTCACCGGCGTCGACCCCCGGCTGCGCGGGCGCGGTGTCGGGCGGTCGATGTACGACCGGTTCTTCGACCAGGCGCGCGCCGCCGGGCGTACGACGATCCGGGCGATCACCTCTCCCCACAACACCGGGTCGATCGCGTTCCACACCGCGGTCGGCTTCGCGATCTCGCCCGGCGACAAGGAGGTCGACGGGGTATCGGTGCACGGCGACTACGACGCCCCCGGTGAGGACCGAGTCTGCTTCGTGGCGACGCTGGCGGCATAGGCGGGCGCCGAAGGCTCGCCTCACCCCGCGTACGCGATCGTGAACGAGACCGCCGCGACCACTCCCGCGACGACCCGGACATGGTTCGCCGCAGTCCACTCACGCACGTAGGTCGTCCATACCGACTCCGCGTCGGACGCGTCGGCGTCTACCGCTGCGAGGCGATCGTTGCGCGGGACGTTGTAGACGAGGGTGAGGATGATCGTGCCGACGAGATAGGCGATGCCGCCGACGAGCAGCGGCACCGCCGAATCGTCGCCCCATGTCGCGATCGCGCGCACGACCAGCACGATGCACAACAGCCCGGTTCCGAACAGCAGCGTCATGAAGGCCGGTGTCATGGCCCTGACGTTGATCGACTGCATCGCGGCGATGCCTTGGCTCGGCGGGAGCCGGATCAGCCCGGCCATCGCAAATGTCGAGAACGGGAACAGCGCTCCGCCGGCAGCCCCGCTCGCCACCGCCGTGATCAGGGTGAGCAGTTCGAATGTGTCGTCCATTGTCGTGACAGCCATGGCCCGGTCCTCGATCTATCCGTTCCAGACACCGGTGGCCGCGGTCGAGCGGGCGTAGTCGCGGAAGTCCCGCGCGGGACGTCCGAGCGCCTGCTGCACGCCGGCCGAGGTCGACGCGTTCCGGCCGTCCATCACCTCGGTGAACAGATAGACCAACAGCGACCGGACGTCGTCCGGCAGCTCGAGCGCCTCCAACGCGCCGGCGAACTCGGAGTGCGTGAGGGCACGGTAGTTGAAGTCGCGGCCCGACGCTTCGGCGATCTCGTGTGTCGCGTCGGCGAAGGTGAGCAGTCGCGGGCCGGTCAGCTCGTACAGGCGGCCGGCGTGGCCGGGTTCAGTGAGCGCCGCGACGGCGACCTCGGCGATGTCGTCGATGTCCACGAACGGCTCGGGTACGTCGCCGACCGGCAGCGCGAGCTCGCCTGTCGCAACCATCTCGTCGCGCCAGAAGTTCTCGCTGAAGTTCTGCGCGAAGAAGCTCGAACGCAGGACTGTCCAGTCGATGCCGGCCTCCTGCACAAGCCGTTCGCAGGCTTCGGCTTCGGCCTCGCCGCGCCCGGAGAGCAGCACGATGTGCCGGACGCCGGAGTCGACGGCGGTGCGTACGAATGTCGCAACGTCATCGGTGGCGCCGGGTACCGCGGTGTCCGGCGCGTACGTCAGGTAGACGGCCCGCACCCCGCGCAGCGCGGGCGCCCAGGTCGAGCGGTCCTGCCAGTCGAATGCGGGGTCGGCATTACGTGAGCCGACCCGGGTGGGCACGCCGCGCTCGGTCAGCAGTCGGACGACGCGGCGACCGGTCTTGCCGGTGCCGCCGACGACGAGTACGGGTTGGTTGTTGGACTCACTGGTGATCTGTGTGTTGTTCATACACAGGAGTCAA harbors:
- a CDS encoding DUF2277 domain-containing protein; this translates as MCRNIRTLHNFEPVATRDEVHDAALQYVRKLSGSTKPSRANEEAFDRAVDEVAAATERLLESLVTSAPPKDREVEAAKAKARAAKRYATV
- a CDS encoding sulfotransferase domain-containing protein; this encodes MPAEFVRYRSPEEDSDRWRGFSFRDGDIVISTRSKSGTTWVQMICALLVHQEPDLPEPLAALSPWLDWLVTPRDEVYERLARQSYRRVIKTHTPLDGVPIDHRATYIVVARHPLDMAVSLYHQGDNIDRERVAELTGGEVQTRRARPNLHDWLLAWIDSDADPRAELDSLPGVMWHLRDAWARRQAPNILLVRYADLARDLDGQMRDLAARLGIAVDDRRWSSLVEAASFEQMRTRSTRLVTALPGVLKDEQAFFRRGTPGAGREVLTPAELERYERRAAQLAPPDLLGWLHDGG
- a CDS encoding GNAT family N-acetyltransferase, translated to MAASFATKPTLQGDLVTLRPFEPSDLPTMAAAIADPEVGRLTGSYNSSAELGSGGSVIDDELRGWYLSRGEQVDRLDLAVVDRAAGGCVGEVVLNQYDEGSSSCNFRTLLGQGGRGRGLGTEAARLIVGYGFDDLGLHRISLEVYDFNPRARRAYEKVGFVAEGRLRDALRFDGEWIDATVMSMLSTDPRP
- a CDS encoding GNAT family N-acetyltransferase, with product MDLRHATYPDHRAIKAAVPSWWSESRSPEQAQVLSKLLPPLFLQHFASTSWIAEEDGELAGFVVGFHSADRADEAYVHFTGVDPRLRGRGVGRSMYDRFFDQARAAGRTTIRAITSPHNTGSIAFHTAVGFAISPGDKEVDGVSVHGDYDAPGEDRVCFVATLAA
- a CDS encoding anthrone oxygenase family protein; its protein translation is MAVTTMDDTFELLTLITAVASGAAGGALFPFSTFAMAGLIRLPPSQGIAAMQSINVRAMTPAFMTLLFGTGLLCIVLVVRAIATWGDDSAVPLLVGGIAYLVGTIILTLVYNVPRNDRLAAVDADASDAESVWTTYVREWTAANHVRVVAGVVAAVSFTIAYAG
- a CDS encoding NmrA family NAD(P)-binding protein, whose amino-acid sequence is MNNTQITSESNNQPVLVVGGTGKTGRRVVRLLTERGVPTRVGSRNADPAFDWQDRSTWAPALRGVRAVYLTYAPDTAVPGATDDVATFVRTAVDSGVRHIVLLSGRGEAEAEACERLVQEAGIDWTVLRSSFFAQNFSENFWRDEMVATGELALPVGDVPEPFVDIDDIAEVAVAALTEPGHAGRLYELTGPRLLTFADATHEIAEASGRDFNYRALTHSEFAGALEALELPDDVRSLLVYLFTEVMDGRNASTSAGVQQALGRPARDFRDYARSTAATGVWNG